The Tessaracoccus flavus genome includes the window CTGTTCAAGATACTTGGCCGTGTTGTACACGGGCACGATCACACTCACCGCAGGACTTGTCACGCCGCCTCCATGATGGCAGCGACATAGCTGTCCACGACGGCGTCTCTACCGAACTCGAGTTCCATCTTCTGGCGGGCGGCCAGTCCCATCTGGCGCCGCTGTTCCGTGGGTAGACCCGTGAATCGCTCCACGCACTCCGCCAGAGCCGGAGCGTCCTTGGCCGGGAACAGGAAGCCGCTAACCTCACTGTCGACTGCCTCGCGGCATCCTGGGATGTCGGACACCAGACAGGGACGGCCAGCTGCGCTTGCCTCGAGGATTACGTTGGCCATGCCTTCGTGATGTGAAGGATGGATAAGGCAGTCTGCTTGTGCAAGCAGTCCTCGCACCTGCTCCTGCGAAACCCCACCATGAACGATGACGGGGTAGTCTGCGGCAACTTCCAGGAGCCGCTGTCGATAGGACTCATCCTCATACCAGCCCACGATGTGGAACTCCACGTCATCGCGGTGCGCGCAGACTTGCTTGATTGCCTCAAACAGTTGGTCATAACCCTTGTCGCGCCGGACGCGCGCGACGGCGATGAATCTCGTCACGTCCTGCTTCTCGGGGTAGGGCACCAGCGGGTTCTCCGCAAGATTGACGCCTGCCCCTGAAACAACCGTCGAGTTCCCTTCCGCAACGACGTGCCTGTCGAGGAAGAGCTGCCTATTGCTCGAGTTCTCGAACATGACTCTTGAGGCTCCGCGGAGCGCCAAGCGGTAGAGAAGGGTCATGCCGGTGCGCAAGAAGCCCGGCTGCTGGAATGTCGCTCCGAGTCCCGTTACAGCGCTCACGAGTGGCACGCGACAGATCTGACTCGCGATCCCGCCGTAGATGTTGGGCTTCGCAGTGAAGGTCACCAGCACGTCAGGCCTGGCTGACCGAACAATCTTCATGAAGCGCACCAGCGTGCCCAACTCTTCGATTGGGTTCGTGCCGAAGCGGCTGAGTGGTAGCTGGGTGACAGAGCACCCGATCTCCGCGAATGCTTGGTTCCTGTCGTCAACGGGCAGAACCAGTTCCACCGCATGCCCGTCTGAGACCAGGCGCCGCAGCAATTCGCGCCTGAAGTGAAAGACACTGGTGTAGTCGTTCGCGAAGACGAGCACCCTAGCCATTCAGTACCTGACGCACCCGCTCGGTGATTGCCCTCGCGCTCATCCCGTAGGCATCTCGCAGATACTTCTGGGTGCCAACGATGCTGGAGTAGCGGTCGTCCAGGCCGACGCGTGCCAGGCGCGCGCGGGGGCTGGGCAACTCGGCGAGCACCTCCGCGACCGATCCGCCTAGGCCACCGACCACGTTGTGTTCCTCGACGGTCACGAGGGTGTCGAACCGTTGGGCGAGGTTGACGATGGCCTCAACATCGATTGGCTTCACCGTCGGGAACGACACCACCGCCACCTGATGGCCATCGGCGGCGAGCGTGTCCCTGGCCTCGATCACCTCGTCGCCGATGGCACCCGTGAACAGCAAGGCGACGCCTTCGCCGTCGGAGACGGGCAGGGCCTTTCCGATCTCGAACTCCTCGGCTGGGGTGCCCAGATTGGGCTCACCGCCCCGCCCGAGCCGCAGGTAGCAGGTGCCCGGCTGGGCGTAGATGGCCTCCGTCGCGAGCTGGGCCTGGGCCGCGTCCGACGGGGCCATGACGGTGACGTTCGGGAGTGCCCGCATGATCGCCAGATCCTCAGTGGCGTGGTGGCTCATGCCCAGCGAGCCGTAGGTGAATCCGCCCCCCACGCAGACGATCTTCACGTTGGCCTCGTGGTAGGCGCAATCGTTGCGGATCTGCTCGATCGCACGCAGCGTCGGAAAGTTGCCGATCGAGTAGGTGAACACCGTCCTGCCCTCCAGCGCCATGCCTGCGGCGAAACTGGTCATGTTCTGCTCGGCGATCCCGGCGTTGGTGAACTGATCCGGGAAGCGCTCCCAGAACGGCTTGAGCACCCCGAACCCGAGGTCGCCCGTCACGAGATGGACGTTGGGATCCTTCTCCGCCAAGCCCATCAGCGTTGAGACGAAGCGATCCCTCATCGCGCGGACGCCTTGACGCTCTCGCCGTTCAGCGGCCGCTGGGCATTCAACTCCGCCACCGCGCCGTCGTACTCCTCGCCCTCATGCGGGAAGCGGTAGTGCCAGAGGATGTTCTGCTCCATGAAGGAGATCCCCTTGCCCTTGATGGTCTCGGCGATGATGACGGTAGGTTTGTCGGAGCCGCGGCAGCCCTCGAGCGCCGCAGTCAGCGCCTCATGGTTGTGCCCGTCCAGTTCGATGGTGTTCCAGCCGAAGGCGCGCCACTTGTCGCCGAACGGGTGCAGCGCGATGGTGTCCTCGCAGAAGTCCAGGCTCTGCATGCGGTTGTGGTCGATGATCGCAACGAGATTGCCCAGCCCATAGTGATTAGCCACCATGGCCGCCTCCCATACGGAGCCCTCGTCGCACTCCCCGTCGCCGAGGATCACGAATACTCGGTGCGCCTTCCCGTCCTTCTTGGCGGCGTATGCCATGCCGGCCCCCACGGAAAGGCCGTGACCGAGCGAACCGGTTGAGAGGTCCACCCCGGGCACCCCCTTATGGGAGACGTGGCCGGAGAGTCGGCTGCCGTCGGAGTAGTGGGTGCGCAGTTCCTCCACGTCGAAGAAGCCCCGCTCCGCGAGCGCCGCGTAGATGGATGCCCCGGCATGGCCCTTGCTGAGGATGACGCGGTCGCGATCTTCCCATTCAGGGTCTTCTGGCCGAACGTTGGCGATCCCGGCGTAGAGCACGGCCACGATGTCGGCTACGGACAGGATCGAACCGATGTGCGAGCCGCCGGACAGATGGGTCATTTCAACGCCGTGACGTCGGATGCGCCAGGCCAGTTCCAGACTGTTCACACCAGGGCTCCTTCGTAGTCGGAGACCGCATCAAGGTCTGCACGGGCGCCAAGGGGAAGGCTCCAACTCAGGGCCTCGAGGTTGGCCTTGAGTTGCTGCACGTTCTTGATGCCCACAATCGCGACGCTCCCGGGGAGCGAATCGAGGATCCACCGGATGGCAACGGAGGGCACGCTCTTGCCGAAGTCGCGGGAGAGCTGCCGGAGAACCTCCACGATCCGCAGGTTGCGCTGCAGCCTCTCACCGTGGAAGTTGACGTAGATGGGCCTGCTGCGTCGGTCATCTGGGCCGAAGGTGCTGTTGGCGCCGTACTTGCCGCTGAGGATTCCCTGACCGAGGCTTCCCCAAGTGAGTGGCGAGAGGCCGAAATCGCTCGCGAGCAACTGGATGTCGGGCTCGTTCGAACGGCTGGCGAGGCTGAACTCGTCCTGGAAGCTGACGAACCTGCCCCGGTGGGGAGCCAGCTCAGACGCATGGGAACTGCCGACGTTGGACAGGCCGATGTGGCGGACCTTGCCTTGCTGCTGCAGGTCCACCAGCGCGGCGACGACGTCATCGAGCGGTGTCACGCCGTCGCGGTAGTGAATCTGGTACAGGTCGACGTAGTCGGTTTGGAGCCGGCGCAGGCTTGCTTCTAGCGCCTTCGTGATCCACGCTGGGCTGTTGTCGTAGAACGTGCGCCCACCCTCAACCCGGACGCCGAACTTGGTGGCGATAACCGCCCTGTCGCGTCGCCCCTTCAGCGCCTTGCCCAGGGTTCGTTCTCCCTCGCCAAGCCCGTAGGTGTCTGCCGTGTCGAAGAAGTTGAGCCCGTGGGCGAGCGCTGCCTGGATGGCGTTGCCGACATCGTCTCGCGACACCGCTCCCCAGCCGTGCCCGCCCATGGGGCAGCCGCCGAATGCAAGGCGGGACACCTGCAGGCCGCTCCGGCCGAGTTCAGTGATCTCCATGAGACCCTCCTCCTGGGAAGACGTGACGCATAACGCCCTGGACAGCCCGGAGCACGGTGTGCACGAACAGTCGGAGATCGGTGACGGGGGACAAGCGGGCGACGTACTTGATCCGCAACTGGTTCTTTCGGGGGAGCACCTCACGCTCATAGACGGCATCGGCGTCCCCGGAGCCGACTACCGAAGCGAGATTCATGAACTCGAGGGAACTGAAGTCCGTGATGCCCGGACGAACCTCGAGGATGTATTCCTCCAGGCCTGAGTACTGGCTCGTGTACTGGAGGAGTTCCGGCCGTGGGCCGATGAAGCTCATCTCGCCACGGAGGATGTTGAACAACTGCGGGAACTCGTCAAGCTTCGTCTTGCGCAACACAGCACCGACTCGGGTGATGCGGGCATCCCCCAAGGCGGTGGTGCCGCCACCAACCTGATCAGCGTTCCTGACCATGGTGCGGAACTTGAGAATGCGAAAGGGCTTGCCGTGCAGCCCGCCTCGCTCGCCCTGGTAGAGCACTGGGGAGCCGGAGGTGAGGAACACCGCTGCGGCAATAGCCAGCAGCACCGGAGCGAGGATGATGATCATCGGCACCACGAGGACTAGGTCGATGAACCGCTTGCCGAACCGGTTGTACACGCCCGAGACCCGCCGCTGGAGGCGGCGTGCTGTCACGGCGGAGTTGGCCGTGCCGGGCGCTGAGTTGCCGTCTTGTGGCGTGGCACTGGCGCTCATCACGCCACCTGCCGCGTCGCTCTATGGGCCAGCCAAAAACGCCTCTGAGCTACTATGCCCAGAGGCGTACGGATTGAGTTTTCCCCCCGGACGGTCACGATACGGAATTATATCGGTTGGCCTATGGACCAACCAAAGCGCCCCGGTGTTGGGTCCACTGGGTGGGCATCTTTGCAGATGCGGATGCACCCCCGCTGGGCGAGCCGCATGGGCGGAGCGGGCCGGACTTACGATCGGCAGATGAGCCTACCCAGCTTCGACGACCTCGCCCTCGACACCGCGCGACTCTGGGCCTCCCGCAGCGCCGACCCAAAGGTCCAGGTGGGCGCGTGTCTCTTGGACCGGTGGAACCGGGTGGTGGGCGTCGGCTACAACGGCCGCGCCGCCGGGGAGCCCAACGAGCGCGAAAGCCTCGACCAGGGACACAGCGGCTTCATCCACGCGGAGGTCAACGCGCTGCTCGCGGCCAACTGGAACGGCGAGGGGCACACGCTGTTCGTCACCCACGAGCGGAGCTACACCGAGACGGCGCGCGCCGACGCTGGCCTCCCGTCGGGGGCTCAGATCCTCCGCGACGCTGGGCTCACGGTCGAGCTCGGGCTCGCCGCTGGTTAGCGCCACCCCACTCGGTATCACCCTGTGCTAGCTTGCGGTCACGTGCACCCTGGCCGGCGACGTCAGCCCGACTGAGTTGCGGCCTAAGGCCCAGGCGGTGGAGCAGGCGATCGCCCACCTCACCTTCGGGCCCTACTCGAAGTCGGGCCTGATCGAGCAGCTCGACTTCGAGGGCCTCACGCCCGAGCAGGCGGAGCACGGGGCCACCGCGGCCGGGCTCTGAGCCGACGCCGTCTCAGGCCTCGCGCACCGGCTGCCGCAGGATGGTGCGCAGCTTCGCCGGGGCGGTGCGGCGGGCGTCGCTGAGGTAGATCTCGTGGTGCTTCCCCGTCATCGCGAGTCCGGCGTCGGGGATGACGCGCTCGTGCATCTCCGCCAGCACCGGGCCCTCGTCGTCGTACGGCCCGACGTGCAGGGTCTGCACGCAGCGACCCTCGTCGAACGTCTCGAGCCGCAACGCGTCGACGCGCGGGGCCTTGGCCGCGACGGCCGCGCGGGCGCCGTCGAAGTGCTCGGCTGAGATCCAGTCGGGCATCATCAGCAGCAGCGTCCACCGCCACAGCGACTTGTCGCGGCGCGACGTGAACGCGGCCGGGTCGTCGGCCCACCAGAGGCCCTCGAGCGGCATGACGGTGAAGTCGCGGCCCAACTCCTTCTTGCTGAAGAACTTGAGCTTGTAAGCCACCGGGTACAGCGTCTCCAGCGACTCCCGGTAGCCGACGGCGGTGTTCGGGTCGCCCTCGCCGTCGAGCATCAGGAACCGCAGTGGCGCGACGGTGACGACGTCGAAGCGACCCTCGCGTGCCTTGTAGGTGGCGATTTCGCGCTTGAAGTCGGTCATGCCTCGCAGGCTAGCCTGCGGGGTAGTGTGGCGCGGGTCGATTGGAGGCGGGTTGCTGCGACTCATTCTGTGGCCGGTGCTGGTGCCGTCGTTCCTGTACGGGGTGGGGCTGGGCGCCGTCATGCCGGTCATGGTGCTGGCGGCCCTCCAACTCGGGGCCAGTTCCGCGTTCGCGAGCGCCATCGTCGCGATCACGGGTGCGGTGTCGCTCGCCGTCACGGTGCCGGTCGGGATGCTTATCGACCGGATCGGCGACAAACGCGCCATGGCCGTCGCCACGGGCACCGCCGCGGCGATGACGGCGCTGGCTGACGATCGTCGCGCTGGCGGTGCCGTCGCGGTGGTCGCTCGCGCTGTTCGTGGTGTCGATCGTGCTGCGGACCCCGGCGTCGGTGGGCTGGAACCTGGCGCGGCAGGCGGTCGTTGCGGAGGCCGTGCCCGCAGCGATGCGGGGCAAGGCGATGACGGCGCTCGGCGGCACCATGCGGGCGGGCAACCTGGTGGGCCCCCTCTGCGGCGCGCTGCTGCTCTGGCGGTTTCCGCTGTGGTCGGTGTTCGCGTTCGCGGTGGTGACGGCGCTGCTCGCGACCGTGCTGCTGTTCATCCCCGCGCTGAACAGCCGCTTCGACGCCCAAACCCAACGCAACAAGGCCGCCCGTTCCCCGGAGGAGCTGACGGCGCGAGTGCGGTGGGGCGCGGTCACCGTCGCCGGGATCGCGATCACGACCCTCGCCGTCCTGCGCGTCGGCCAACCCATCCTGATCGCGCTGTCGGGGGTGCACCTGGGGTGGACGGAGTCGCAGATCTCCCTGATGGTCGATGTGGG containing:
- a CDS encoding transketolase, which translates into the protein MNSLELAWRIRRHGVEMTHLSGGSHIGSILSVADIVAVLYAGIANVRPEDPEWEDRDRVILSKGHAGASIYAALAERGFFDVEELRTHYSDGSRLSGHVSHKGVPGVDLSTGSLGHGLSVGAGMAYAAKKDGKAHRVFVILGDGECDEGSVWEAAMVANHYGLGNLVAIIDHNRMQSLDFCEDTIALHPFGDKWRAFGWNTIELDGHNHEALTAALEGCRGSDKPTVIIAETIKGKGISFMEQNILWHYRFPHEGEEYDGAVAELNAQRPLNGESVKASAR
- a CDS encoding sugar transferase, which produces MSASATPQDGNSAPGTANSAVTARRLQRRVSGVYNRFGKRFIDLVLVVPMIIILAPVLLAIAAAVFLTSGSPVLYQGERGGLHGKPFRILKFRTMVRNADQVGGGTTALGDARITRVGAVLRKTKLDEFPQLFNILRGEMSFIGPRPELLQYTSQYSGLEEYILEVRPGITDFSSLEFMNLASVVGSGDADAVYEREVLPRKNQLRIKYVARLSPVTDLRLFVHTVLRAVQGVMRHVFPGGGSHGDH
- a CDS encoding transketolase family protein codes for the protein MRDRFVSTLMGLAEKDPNVHLVTGDLGFGVLKPFWERFPDQFTNAGIAEQNMTSFAAGMALEGRTVFTYSIGNFPTLRAIEQIRNDCAYHEANVKIVCVGGGFTYGSLGMSHHATEDLAIMRALPNVTVMAPSDAAQAQLATEAIYAQPGTCYLRLGRGGEPNLGTPAEEFEIGKALPVSDGEGVALLFTGAIGDEVIEARDTLAADGHQVAVVSFPTVKPIDVEAIVNLAQRFDTLVTVEEHNVVGGLGGSVAEVLAELPSPRARLARVGLDDRYSSIVGTQKYLRDAYGMSARAITERVRQVLNG
- a CDS encoding deoxycytidylate deaminase; this translates as MSLPSFDDLALDTARLWASRSADPKVQVGACLLDRWNRVVGVGYNGRAAGEPNERESLDQGHSGFIHAEVNALLAANWNGEGHTLFVTHERSYTETARADAGLPSGAQILRDAGLTVELGLAAG
- a CDS encoding GyrI-like domain-containing protein, which produces MTDFKREIATYKAREGRFDVVTVAPLRFLMLDGEGDPNTAVGYRESLETLYPVAYKLKFFSKKELGRDFTVMPLEGLWWADDPAAFTSRRDKSLWRWTLLLMMPDWISAEHFDGARAAVAAKAPRVDALRLETFDEGRCVQTLHVGPYDDEGPVLAEMHERVIPDAGLAMTGKHHEIYLSDARRTAPAKLRTILRQPVREA
- a CDS encoding glycosyltransferase family 4 protein, translating into MLVFANDYTSVFHFRRELLRRLVSDGHAVELVLPVDDRNQAFAEIGCSVTQLPLSRFGTNPIEELGTLVRFMKIVRSARPDVLVTFTAKPNIYGGIASQICRVPLVSAVTGLGATFQQPGFLRTGMTLLYRLALRGASRVMFENSSNRQLFLDRHVVAEGNSTVVSGAGVNLAENPLVPYPEKQDVTRFIAVARVRRDKGYDQLFEAIKQVCAHRDDVEFHIVGWYEDESYRQRLLEVAADYPVIVHGGVSQEQVRGLLAQADCLIHPSHHEGMANVILEASAAGRPCLVSDIPGCREAVDSEVSGFLFPAKDAPALAECVERFTGLPTEQRRQMGLAARQKMELEFGRDAVVDSYVAAIMEAA
- a CDS encoding aldo/keto reductase, coding for MEITELGRSGLQVSRLAFGGCPMGGHGWGAVSRDDVGNAIQAALAHGLNFFDTADTYGLGEGERTLGKALKGRRDRAVIATKFGVRVEGGRTFYDNSPAWITKALEASLRRLQTDYVDLYQIHYRDGVTPLDDVVAALVDLQQQGKVRHIGLSNVGSSHASELAPHRGRFVSFQDEFSLASRSNEPDIQLLASDFGLSPLTWGSLGQGILSGKYGANSTFGPDDRRSRPIYVNFHGERLQRNLRIVEVLRQLSRDFGKSVPSVAIRWILDSLPGSVAIVGIKNVQQLKANLEALSWSLPLGARADLDAVSDYEGALV
- a CDS encoding MFS transporter, which gives rise to MPSRWSLALFVVSIVLRTPASVGWNLARQAVVAEAVPAAMRGKAMTALGGTMRAGNLVGPLCGALLLWRFPLWSVFAFAVVTALLATVLLFIPALNSRFDAQTQRNKAARSPEELTARVRWGAVTVAGIAITTLAVLRVGQPILIALSGVHLGWTESQISLMVDVGAAVELVLMFPGGYFKDVLGRSPVLIACLLIYGAGFLLAPLWPTTAGFVVAVVVMSVGNGLGAGINMTIGADLSPATGRARFLSIWAMYSQGGALGGPLVISGLLLVASLPVAMTAVGLCAVAGAAWTAGWARFLDLPKGLGRRRRTSG